GCTATAAGCTGGGCGCGTAGGCAGGCCGCTCCAAGTTGCGATAGGCACAGTTGGTGCTACACTAGGAGCCGGTACCGCATCGGCGTACCAGGGTCTTTTAGCAGGAGGGAGCCTGACCAACATGGCAGATATCGAACGCACGGCCAGCGCCGTATGGAATGGAGAGCTTCGCGGCGGCAACGGCCAGATCAGCAGCACCAGCGGCGTCCTCAACGACACGCCTTATAGCTTTGCCACCCGCTTCGAGCAGGCGCACGGCACCAATCCCGAAGAGCTGATCGCGGCGGCGCACGCGGCCTGCTACAGCATGGCCTTCGCCGGAACGCTTGGACGCAAAGGCTACAAGCCGCAGCAGATCGAGACTCGCGCGATCTGCTCGCTGTCGCCGCAGCAGCCGAGCGGCTTTAAGATCACGAAGATGCGTCTTGAGACGCGCGGACGAGCCGAGGGCATCGACGAGGAGACGTTTAAGCAGATCGCGCAGGAGGCCGAGCAGGGCTGCCCCGTGTCGAACGCGCTGCGCGGCAGCCTCCAGATCGAGGTCGATGCCTCGCTGATGTAGTCCAGCCTGGCCTCGTCGCTCGCCGACGAACACAGAACCCGATCCAGCTAAGGATCGGGTTCTGTGCCACAGGGAGGCGGAAGGGCGCGGCTGGCTGATTCCGTGCCCATCGCCTGGATCAGCGGCTAGTGCCGCAGAGCTACCACAGCCACACGTCGTCGAACCAGACCGTGCCGCGCGTCGCGAGGTCGGTCGCGCCGAAGCCGGTCAGCGTGATCCGCACCTGCGAGACGCCAGCCGGGATTGTGAGCTGGCCTAGCACCTGCTGAGCGGCGCTATCGCCGGTGATCGTGGTGGCGATGCCCGATACCCTGCTGAGCACCGTTCCCGCCGCATCCAGGTATGTCACCTGCAAGCTCGGCGCGGACGACACGCCCTGAGTCTTGATCGTCATCGCCAGGCTGTAGGTCTGGCCCGCCGTCACCGCGATCGGCGCTGAGGTCCACGTCGGATTGAGCAGCGTGGCCGCGCCGCCATTGCCCGTCACGCTCACCGCACGGCTGCCGTCGCTGGCGTTCGCGCCGCTGGTGTCGTAGGCCGTGCCCTGCGAGCCGCTCCAACTGTCGGGCGTCGTGCCGCTGGCCGATTGCTCAAACGAGCCGTTGGTGACGCGATTACCGCGAATCGTGATCGTCCGCTGCGCCGCGTTGTTCGTCTCATTCGACTCGGCCACTGCGTTGGCGGGATCGGCCTGGCCCGCGATCACATGCTCGCCGCTAACGCCCCTGGTGTCCCAGGTGATGCTCACCGCCTGCGACGTGCCCTTCGCCAGCGCGATCGGCGCGCTCTCGCCCAGCACGGCCGCGCCGTCCTGGAAGCGCACCACCACATTCTGCGTGTCGGCGTTGCCCGTATTCGCCACCGTCGCCGTCAGCACGGTCTGCTTGGGCTTGCTCTGCGTCGCCACGATCTCAGCGATCGTCAGGTCGGGCTTGGGCG
This genomic interval from Herpetosiphonaceae bacterium contains the following:
- a CDS encoding OsmC family protein → MADIERTASAVWNGELRGGNGQISSTSGVLNDTPYSFATRFEQAHGTNPEELIAAAHAACYSMAFAGTLGRKGYKPQQIETRAICSLSPQQPSGFKITKMRLETRGRAEGIDEETFKQIAQEAEQGCPVSNALRGSLQIEVDASLM
- a CDS encoding CARDB domain-containing protein, with translation TIEHEAAHNLGLSHPHDGSYGVDKCKTGPNTGKWACYWSGLGWMYDISAAPTTYAMSYRPYEVEDQDNLQRGHVAEYLIAAQDALRSRLVEEARAGRTTPSAAWTNDLSRMKQWRAQAADLFKQGDYLHAEYAARNAALAARGIPQTAANTSNPKLLEAGQIFYFNVNPQAQPVPTPKPDLTIAEIVATQSKPKQTVLTATVANTGNADTQNVVVRFQDGAAVLGESAPIALAKGTSQAVSITWDTRGVSGEHVIAGQADPANAVAESNETNNAAQRTITIRGNRVTNGSFEQSASGTTPDSWSGSQGTAYDTSGANASDGSRAVSVTGNGGAATLLNPTWTSAPIAVTAGQTYSLAMTIKTQGVSSAPSLQVTYLDAAGTVLSRVSGIATTITGDSAAQQVLGQLTIPAGVSQVRITLTGFGATDLATRGTVWFDDVWLW